A window from Dysidea avara chromosome 2, odDysAvar1.4, whole genome shotgun sequence encodes these proteins:
- the LOC136247590 gene encoding uncharacterized protein isoform X1 has product MVDSLPGFPESRSTLEAVDIVCGTLQAKLITKELSSGTSRCVRLNGDLLTPCDLQRKAGKASSKNWKTTIRYQDQSISKFLVSYRDEMGRRRCRFEPNATLQASSRASLDPQSSILREESPSSVAQVDEEEEPNAPCLTSNNSNDILLNNSSGVDLPDFQPVVQPNFQWGDLDGSCFISELDKVYLEVIHWKKNSFAVPRGSAGKAFVLELARLFRAVGEGSSLESVALKAIVVVCILLLQKPSRTSKDKDHTLLLEQRLKQWKDGNLLELVTEGGAIQGRLKSHLPKLSEAQLVRNFSKLMFEGKTKAALRLVSGYQRGGVLNLDEIADSASPGHCVRDVLRAKHPPAQPLDPKCLLQHWADPPSVHPVIFSSLNAVVIRSAALRTSGAAGPSGIDARGWRRLCTSFHSASDLLSPFLVCRLIALDKNPGVRPIGVCEVMRRIVAKAVLVILRDDIQEAAGSHQLCAGQLSGAEAAVHAVRKVFEEGSTEAVLLVDASNAFNSLNRLVALHNIRQLCPPLSTILINIYRSPASLLVSGEVILSEEGTTQGDPLAMPMYALATVPLINQLHGTVDQVWYADDACACGSIQDLLIWWNQLCIKGPAFGYFVNAPKTWLVSKERFHSIATTLFSDTDVQITSAGRPYLGAAIGSNAYVQEFVRDKVVGWSAEITRLAKFAQVQPHAAYSALTHGLSSHWLYLCRTTPNISEVLQPLEDNIRLVLIPTLMGCSPPNDTIRKLFALPPRYGGLGIINPTLIAAEEYSASCHIAEPLSQFILDRGINSAIVKTEQLSRKSAIRNSKSSNYSDRSSSLRTHLDPSSQRALDLASAKGASNWLTTRPLQEHGFALHKSAFHDAVALRYGWSPQRTPAHCACGTSFSVEHALSCPKGGLPSIRHNEIRDLTATLLTEVCSQVAVEPELQPVSQQDYPASANIQDGARLDIAMNGFWGGRSERCFVDVRVFNPLAASNASSSLASCYRRHENIKKRAYAQRIREEEHASFTPLVMSASGGLAHEASVFYQRLAHQLSNKWGDDYSVVMGWLRCCLSFSLLRSSIQCIRGARSSIGHYVKTPPIVELIRAESQFAVD; this is encoded by the exons ATGGTCGATTCTCTCCCTGGTTTTCCGGAGAGTCGCTCAACTCTGGAGGCCGTCGACATAGTATGTGGGACTTTGCAAGCGAAGTTGATAACCAAGGAACTGTCCAGTGGCACCAGTCGTTGTGTTCGGCTCAATGGGGACCTTTTGACTCCATGTGACCTTCAACGCAAAGCGGGTAAAGCTTCTTCTAAGAACTGGAAGACAACCATTCGCTACCAAGATCAGTCCATATCGAAGTTTTTGGTGTCTTATCGTGATGAGATGGGCAGGCGTCGTTGCCGTTTTGAACCAAATGCGACACTCCAGGCCAGCTCGAGGGCCAGCTTGGATCCGCAGAGTTCAATTCTCCGGGAGGAAAGTCCCTCATCCGTCGCGCAGGTTGACGAGGAGGAAGAACCTAACGCCCCCTGCTTGACTTCTAACAACTCCAACGACATTCTATTGAACAATTCGTCAGGTGTTGACCTACCTGATTTTCAACCTGTAGTTCAGCCTAACTTTCAGTGGGGGGATCTTGATGGAAGCTGTTTTATCTCAGAATTGGATAAAGTTTATTTGGAAGTGATACATTGGAAGAAGAACAGTTTTGCAGTTCCACGGGGTTCAGCTGGTAAGGCTTTTGTACTTGAACTGGCTCGTTTGTTTCGTGCTGTAGGTGAGGGTTCTTCCCTGGAATCTGTCGCCCTTAAGGCAATTGTTGTGGTTTGTATATTACTGCTCCAGAAGCCAAGCCGCACATCTAAGGACAAGGATCACACTCTCCTATTGGAGCAGCGGCTGAAACAGTGGAAGGATGGGAATCTACTTGAACTGGTTACTGAGGGAGGAGCTATACAGGGTCGTCTCAAGAGCCATTTACCAAAACTAAGTGAGGCACAACTTGTACGTAACTTTTCTAAGCTAATGTTTGAGGGTAAAACCAAGGCTGCTTTACGATTAGTCTCAGGTTACCAACGTGGTGGAGTTCTAAACTTGGATGAGATAGCTGATTCTGCTTCTCCCGGCCATTGTGTTCGCGATGTTCTGCGGGCTAAACATCCTCCAGCTCAGCCTTTGGATCCTAAGTGTCTTCTACAGCATTGGGCTGACCCACCATCCGTACACCCTGTTATATTCTCTTCTCTTAATGCTGTTGTTATCAGGTCTGCTGCTTTGCGAACATCTGGTGCGGCTGGACCCTCTGGGATCGACGCTCGTGGTTGGCGTCGACTTTGTACCTCATTCCACTCTGCTTCAG ATTTGCTCTCGCCTTTTTTGGTGTGTCGCCTCATTGCTTTGGATAAAAATCCTGGGGTGCGGCCTATTGGTGTGTGCGAGGTTATGAGACGTATTGTTGCTAAGGCTGTGCTGGTCATCCTGCGGGATGACATTCAGGAGGCAGCTGGTTCACACCAACTTTGTGCGGGGCAACTTTCTGGGGCGGAGGCTGCGGTTCATGCTGTCCGAAAGGTTTTTGAGGAAGGAAGCACTGAGGCTGTGTTGCTGGTGGACGCCTCCAATGCCTTTAACTCGCTGAACCGTTTGGTGGCTCTACACAACATCAGACAACTGTGCCCGCCACTTTCCACTATTCTGATCAATATTTATAGGTCTCCAGCCTCTTTGCTTGTTTCTGGGGAGGTTATTTTATCAGAGGAGGGTACTACACAGGGAGAcccactagctatgcctatgtatGCCCTTGCTACAGTGCCTTTAATCAATCAACTTCATGGGACAGTGGACCAggtctggtatgctgatgatgcttgtgcttGTGGCAGTATACAGGACTTGCTCATCTGGTGGAACCAGCTCTGTATTAAGGGACCTGCTTTTGGCTATTTTGTGAATGCTCCTAAAACTTGGTTAGTTTCTAAGGAAAGGTTCCATTCAATTGCTACTACTCTGTTTTCAGATACTGATGTTCAAATTACTTCCGCGGGCCGTCCCTACCTTGGGGCTGCCATTGGTTCAAACGCTTATGTCCAGGAATTTGTGAGGGACAAGGTTGTTGGTTGGTCAGCAGAGATTACACGGCTTGCCAAGTTCGCACAAGTTCAGCCGCATGCTGCTTATTCCGCTCTCACTCATGGCTTGTCAAGCCATTGGCTCTACCTTTGTCGCACTACTCCAAACATATCAGAGGTTTTACAACCCCTTGAGGACAACATCCGGCTGGTACTTATCCCTACTTTGATGGGTTGCTCTCCACCAAATGACAcaatccgtaaattatttgcccttccacctcgatatggtggtttgggtatcataaacccaactcttattgcagctgaggagtattcagcctcgtgtcacattgctgagcctctttcacaattcattctggaccggggtatcaattcggctattgttaaaacagaacagctatctcgcaagtccgcaatccgcaattccaaatcttccaactattcggatagatcttccagtttgcgtacccacttagatccctcctctcaacgtgctttagatctagcctcagccaaaggggcctccaactggcttaccacccggcccctacaggaacatggctttgcactgcataagtccgcgtttcacgatgccgtggcactacgttatgggtggtctcctcagcggactcctgctcactgtgcatgtgggacttccttttcagtggagcatgctttatcctgtcccaagggtggcttaccttctatccgacacaatgagatcagagatctaactgctaccctgttgactgaagtatgctctcaggtagctgttgaaccagagctccagccggtttcacagcaggactaccctgcttctgccaatatccaagatggtgcccgtcttgacatcgccatgaatggtttttggggtggaagaagtgaaagatgttttgtggatgtgcgggtgttcaaccctctggctgcttctaatgcgtcctcatcactggcctcctgttatcggaggcacgagaacattaagaaacgtgcgtatgctcagagaattcgtgaggaggagcatgcctcttttacccccctggtaatgtctgcctctggtggtctggctcatgaggcttctgttttttatcaacgcttggctcatcaactttcaaacaagtggggcgatgattactctgttgtcatggggtggttaaggtgctgtctatctttttctctcttgcggtcctccatacaatgcatccgcggagcccgctcatccatcggtcactatgttaagactcccccaattgtggagctgattcgggcagagtctcagtttgccgtggactaa
- the LOC136247590 gene encoding uncharacterized protein isoform X2 yields MVDSLPGFPESRSTLEAVDIVCGTLQAKLITKELSSGTSRCVRLNGDLLTPCDLQRKAGKASSKNWKTTIRYQDQSISKFLVSYRDEMGRRRCRFEPNATLQASSRASLDPQSSILREESPSSVAQVDEEEEPNAPCLTSNNSNDILLNNSSGVDLPDFQPVVQPNFQWGDLDGSCFISELDKVYLEVIHWKKNSFAVPRGSAGKAFVLELARLFRAVGEGSSLESVALKAIVVVCILLLQKPSRTSKDKDHTLLLEQRLKQWKDGNLLELVTEGGAIQGRLKSHLPKLISGYQRGGVLNLDEIADSASPGHCVRDVLRAKHPPAQPLDPKCLLQHWADPPSVHPVIFSSLNAVVIRSAALRTSGAAGPSGIDARGWRRLCTSFHSASGELCVAMSSFARRLCTVFLSPDLLSPFLVCRLIALDKNPGVRPIGVCEVMRRIVAKAVLVILRDDIQEAAGSHQLCAGQLSGAEAAVHAVRKVFEEGSTEAVLLVDASNAFNSLNRLVALHNIRQLCPPLSTILINIYRSPASLLVSGEVILSEEGTTQGDPLAMPMYALATVPLINQLHGTVDQVWYADDACACGSIQDLLIWWNQLCIKGPAFGYFVNAPKTWLVSKERFHSIATTLFSDTDVQITSAGRPYLGAAIGSNAYVQEFVRDKVVGWSAEITRLAKFAQVQPHAAYSALTHGLSSHWLYLCRTTPNISEVLQPLEDNIRLVLIPTLMGCSPPNDTIRKLFALPPRYGGLGIINPTLIAAEEYSASCHIAEPLSQFILDRGINSAIVKTEQLSRKSAIRNSKSSNYSDRSSSLRTHLDPSSQRALDLASAKGASNWLTTRPLQEHGFALHKSAFHDAVALRYGWSPQRTPAHCACGTSFSVEHALSCPKGGLPSIRHNEIRDLTATLLTEVCSQVAVEPELQPVSQQDYPASANIQDGARLDIAMNGFWGGRSERCFVDVRVFNPLAASNASSSLASCYRRHENIKKRAYAQRIREEEHASFTPLVMSASGGLAHEASVFYQRLAHQLSNKWGDDYSVVMGWLRCCLSFSLLRSSIQCIRGARSSIGHYVKTPPIVELIRAESQFAVD; encoded by the exons ATGGTCGATTCTCTCCCTGGTTTTCCGGAGAGTCGCTCAACTCTGGAGGCCGTCGACATAGTATGTGGGACTTTGCAAGCGAAGTTGATAACCAAGGAACTGTCCAGTGGCACCAGTCGTTGTGTTCGGCTCAATGGGGACCTTTTGACTCCATGTGACCTTCAACGCAAAGCGGGTAAAGCTTCTTCTAAGAACTGGAAGACAACCATTCGCTACCAAGATCAGTCCATATCGAAGTTTTTGGTGTCTTATCGTGATGAGATGGGCAGGCGTCGTTGCCGTTTTGAACCAAATGCGACACTCCAGGCCAGCTCGAGGGCCAGCTTGGATCCGCAGAGTTCAATTCTCCGGGAGGAAAGTCCCTCATCCGTCGCGCAGGTTGACGAGGAGGAAGAACCTAACGCCCCCTGCTTGACTTCTAACAACTCCAACGACATTCTATTGAACAATTCGTCAGGTGTTGACCTACCTGATTTTCAACCTGTAGTTCAGCCTAACTTTCAGTGGGGGGATCTTGATGGAAGCTGTTTTATCTCAGAATTGGATAAAGTTTATTTGGAAGTGATACATTGGAAGAAGAACAGTTTTGCAGTTCCACGGGGTTCAGCTGGTAAGGCTTTTGTACTTGAACTGGCTCGTTTGTTTCGTGCTGTAGGTGAGGGTTCTTCCCTGGAATCTGTCGCCCTTAAGGCAATTGTTGTGGTTTGTATATTACTGCTCCAGAAGCCAAGCCGCACATCTAAGGACAAGGATCACACTCTCCTATTGGAGCAGCGGCTGAAACAGTGGAAGGATGGGAATCTACTTGAACTGGTTACTGAGGGAGGAGCTATACAGGGTCGTCTCAAGAGCCATTTACCAAAACTAA TCTCAGGTTACCAACGTGGTGGAGTTCTAAACTTGGATGAGATAGCTGATTCTGCTTCTCCCGGCCATTGTGTTCGCGATGTTCTGCGGGCTAAACATCCTCCAGCTCAGCCTTTGGATCCTAAGTGTCTTCTACAGCATTGGGCTGACCCACCATCCGTACACCCTGTTATATTCTCTTCTCTTAATGCTGTTGTTATCAGGTCTGCTGCTTTGCGAACATCTGGTGCGGCTGGACCCTCTGGGATCGACGCTCGTGGTTGGCGTCGACTTTGTACCTCATTCCACTCTGCTTCAGGTGAATTGTGTGTTGCAATGTCCTCATTTGCTCGTCGTTTATGTACTGTTTTCCTCTCCCCAGATTTGCTCTCGCCTTTTTTGGTGTGTCGCCTCATTGCTTTGGATAAAAATCCTGGGGTGCGGCCTATTGGTGTGTGCGAGGTTATGAGACGTATTGTTGCTAAGGCTGTGCTGGTCATCCTGCGGGATGACATTCAGGAGGCAGCTGGTTCACACCAACTTTGTGCGGGGCAACTTTCTGGGGCGGAGGCTGCGGTTCATGCTGTCCGAAAGGTTTTTGAGGAAGGAAGCACTGAGGCTGTGTTGCTGGTGGACGCCTCCAATGCCTTTAACTCGCTGAACCGTTTGGTGGCTCTACACAACATCAGACAACTGTGCCCGCCACTTTCCACTATTCTGATCAATATTTATAGGTCTCCAGCCTCTTTGCTTGTTTCTGGGGAGGTTATTTTATCAGAGGAGGGTACTACACAGGGAGAcccactagctatgcctatgtatGCCCTTGCTACAGTGCCTTTAATCAATCAACTTCATGGGACAGTGGACCAggtctggtatgctgatgatgcttgtgcttGTGGCAGTATACAGGACTTGCTCATCTGGTGGAACCAGCTCTGTATTAAGGGACCTGCTTTTGGCTATTTTGTGAATGCTCCTAAAACTTGGTTAGTTTCTAAGGAAAGGTTCCATTCAATTGCTACTACTCTGTTTTCAGATACTGATGTTCAAATTACTTCCGCGGGCCGTCCCTACCTTGGGGCTGCCATTGGTTCAAACGCTTATGTCCAGGAATTTGTGAGGGACAAGGTTGTTGGTTGGTCAGCAGAGATTACACGGCTTGCCAAGTTCGCACAAGTTCAGCCGCATGCTGCTTATTCCGCTCTCACTCATGGCTTGTCAAGCCATTGGCTCTACCTTTGTCGCACTACTCCAAACATATCAGAGGTTTTACAACCCCTTGAGGACAACATCCGGCTGGTACTTATCCCTACTTTGATGGGTTGCTCTCCACCAAATGACAcaatccgtaaattatttgcccttccacctcgatatggtggtttgggtatcataaacccaactcttattgcagctgaggagtattcagcctcgtgtcacattgctgagcctctttcacaattcattctggaccggggtatcaattcggctattgttaaaacagaacagctatctcgcaagtccgcaatccgcaattccaaatcttccaactattcggatagatcttccagtttgcgtacccacttagatccctcctctcaacgtgctttagatctagcctcagccaaaggggcctccaactggcttaccacccggcccctacaggaacatggctttgcactgcataagtccgcgtttcacgatgccgtggcactacgttatgggtggtctcctcagcggactcctgctcactgtgcatgtgggacttccttttcagtggagcatgctttatcctgtcccaagggtggcttaccttctatccgacacaatgagatcagagatctaactgctaccctgttgactgaagtatgctctcaggtagctgttgaaccagagctccagccggtttcacagcaggactaccctgcttctgccaatatccaagatggtgcccgtcttgacatcgccatgaatggtttttggggtggaagaagtgaaagatgttttgtggatgtgcgggtgttcaaccctctggctgcttctaatgcgtcctcatcactggcctcctgttatcggaggcacgagaacattaagaaacgtgcgtatgctcagagaattcgtgaggaggagcatgcctcttttacccccctggtaatgtctgcctctggtggtctggctcatgaggcttctgttttttatcaacgcttggctcatcaactttcaaacaagtggggcgatgattactctgttgtcatggggtggttaaggtgctgtctatctttttctctcttgcggtcctccatacaatgcatccgcggagcccgctcatccatcggtcactatgttaagactcccccaattgtggagctgattcgggcagagtctcagtttgccgtggactaa
- the LOC136247591 gene encoding nucleotide-binding oligomerization domain-containing protein 1-like — MAVDFTIPHGKSRDDKPDWCDLNISVIPKFAAQWKTLGSILGLEEHDIDIISKDNANRSIEGCTEMVRKWLKCVYQPTWGKLDDAIKLLTGHVEFSSYLKTYHTKTSFLVEDDQWSPEQPKHFIPPLVLVRQEGRQSKEETTDMASATVKSKIEQYLSSTSSKTTKDLQEVLSQLEQSASTVTEQPRTLLVEGSPGIGKSVLLKQISYLWARNKLLTNTSFLFLLHLRDPAVQEMKSLKCLVHHFYNQDKEAESHLLQNGGKSVTILLDGYNELPANLRQNSFIACLLQHKVLPASAIVVSSRPHASTHLRNNVFCQVEILGFSEKDQINFIQQSLERQEEKISHLSKYLTTHPTIASLCFVPFNMTILMFIYQQQATLPTRSSDLYKLFICLTICRNLAKSGILLQKEIGDLNGLPQPHGNFIKQLSQLAYQALNKNQLVFSLAEIKEHFPAISDHPSGFGLLQGVEYVGSTSKTCSFNFIHFSVQEFLAAHYMAIAPSDEQRFILEEYFWSDIHYNMFNFYVALTSGQSPSFKQFLRSGNETITIDDKFLEDKLRWFRFYRIFHEAGDISTCKTIEGDFRNKIISLSGTTLSPSNLEDLTTFLTCSSCRNRKKLNLDSCHIRDHGLRILQRSLHHSNITIEELRLHNNDISSSSDSSLSDIVITCKVKVLDIGHNEAVGETPHFFTTVLTHPSCVIERLGMVYNNYSTARWVMEVFSSLRENKTVKVLVIWGNNISDDVCGVICDVLSVNNTLRELYMHCNPITGQTSQLILDALKDNNSLEDLWLPSYPEDINKEITSLQQVVNKKRRRRGCDVKLEIGFW; from the exons ATGGCCGTCGACTTCACCATACCTCATGGGAAATCAA GGGATGATAAACCAGATTGGTGTGACCTAAACATAAGTGTGATTCCAAAGTTTGCAGCTCAATGGAAGACTCTTGGTTCAATCCTTGGGTTAGAAGAACATGACATTGATATCATTTCTAAAGACAATGCTAACCGATCAATTGAAGGTTGTACAGAAATGGTGAGGAAATGGCTTAAGTGTGTTTACCAACCAACTTGGGGTAAACTGGATGATGCTATCAAACTCTTGACAG GACATGTTGAATTCTCTTCTTACTTGAAGACCTACCACACCAAAACAAGCTTCCTTGTTGAAGATGACCAGTGGTCACCTGAACAACCTAAGCACTTCATTCCACCACTTGTCCTGGTCCGTCAAGAAGGTCGACAATCTAAGGAAGAGACTACTGATATGGCTTCAGCTACAGTGAAAAGTAAAATTGAACAATACCTTTCATCAACTAGTAGTAAAACTACTAAAGATCTGCAAGAGGTTCTCTCCCAATTAGAACAGTCAGCCAGTACAGTAACTGAACAACCACGTACCCTCTTAGTAGAAGGATCCCCTGGCATAGGAAAGTCAGTGTTACTGAAGCAAATTTCATACCTCTGGGCCAGAAATAAATTATTGACGAACACTAGCTTtctgtttcttcttcacctcAGAGATCCTGCTGTACAGGAGATGAAATCACTCAAGTGTCTTGTCCACCATTTCTACAACCAGGACAAGGAAGCTGAATCTCACCTACTACAAAATGGTGGAAAATCTGTTACTATTCTCCTTGATGGTTACAATGAATTGCCAGCTAACTTGAGACAAAACAGTTTCATTGCTTGTCTGTTGCAACATAAAGTATTACCAGCTAGTGCCATAGTGGTCTCCTCTCGTCCTCATGCCTCAACGCATCTTCGTAACAATGTCTTTTGTCAGGTAGAGATATTAGGCTTCTCTGAAAAAGACCAAATTAATTTCATTCAACAATCACTAGAGCGACAAGAAGAGAAAATCTCACATCTTAGCAAATATCTTACCACTCACCCCACCATTGCTAGTCTGTGTTTTGTTCCCTTCAATATGACAATCCTTATGTTCATCTATCAACAACAGGCTACTCTCCCGACTCGTTCCTCTGACCTGTACAAGTTGTTTATATGCCTCACCATTTGTAGAAATCTTGCTAAGTCAGGAATACTTTTGCAAAAAGAGATTGGTGATCTTAATGGCTTACCACAGCCTCATGGAAATTTCATCAAACAGCTATCACAACTTGCCTACCAAGCTTTAAACAAAAACCAGCTAGTATTCTCACTGGCTGAGATCAAGGAACATTTTCCTGCAATTTCTGACCATCCTAGTGGATTTGGTCTCCTTCAAGGTGTGGAGTATGTTGGTTCGACGAGTAAAACTTGCTCCTTTAACTTCATCCATTTCTCGGTGCAGGAGTTTCTTGCCGCTCACTACATGGCTATTGCTCCATCCGACGAACAGCGTTTCATTCTCGAAGAGTATTTCTGGAGTGATATTCATTACAATATGTTCAATTTCTATGTGGCACTTACCAGTGGACAAAGCCCATCATTCAAGCAGTTCCTTCGAAGTGGAAACGAGACGATCACCATCGACGATAAATTCCTCGAAGATAAACTGCGGTGGTTTCGCTTCTACAGAATCTTTCACGAGGCTGGCGATATTTCAACTTGTAAAACTATCGAGGGAGACTTTCGAAATAAAATAATCAGCTTATCAGGAACTACTCTATCACCTAGTAACTTAGAAGATCTAACAACATTCTTAACTTGCTCATCTTGTAGAAACCGGAAGAAGCTTAATTTGGACAGCTGCCATATTCGAGATCACGGACTCCGAATACTACAACGTAGTCTACACCATTCCAACATCACAATAGAAGAACTCAGGTTGCACAACAATGATATCTCATCATCCTCAGACAGCTCCCTCAGCGATATCGTCATCACCTGTAAAGTGAAAGTGTTGGATATTGGCCATAACGAAGCTGTTGGGGAAACACCACACTTCTTCACCACCGTACTAACACATCCTTCATGTGTGATAGAGAGACTGGGCATGGTCTATAACAACTACTCCACTGCAAGATGGGTGATGGAGGTGTTCTCGTCACTGAGGGAGAACAAAACAGTGAAGGTGCTGGTAATATGGGGTAACAACATTTCTGATGATGTGTGTGGTGTGATCTGTGATGTGCTGTCTGTTAACAATACCCTGAGGGAGCTGTATATGCATTGTAACCCAATTACTGGACAAACCTCACAACTGATCCTGGATGCCCTCAAGGACAATAATTCATTAGAAGACCTATGGCTACCCTCCTACCCTGAGGACATCAACAAAGAGATTACATCACTACAACAAGTTGTTAATAAGAAGAGAAGAAGAAGAGGATGTGACGTAAAGTTGGAAATTGGGTTTTGGTGA
- the LOC136247592 gene encoding uncharacterized protein codes for MLTGSGLKISEDSEVLAKLCQKYKEAVPDRIIREYGTELYEDIMNDSTAESYVIKLLREENPVVANLLIDYFEIHKQRATGTIWYPSNESFEDADNKLAVKQEEEPTRNVAKNCTKEQLERIRRLPAQWLLEAKIGHYKLFDKSFLSLILRNAWVADEVISAYIGAVVKSNNLQDKVKVMDVTTANRVCKGRYFNDDKKLLKFFIPEYEVVIGACLEDRNHWVLLMFEEKSSTITYVNPKGEKSSTISSLERRWNQFSSYQFLSEKSKKLYKWKVITKSHFKQRDTSSCGVFVMRFAESLLLNEALPEEMKQIYELRQRMAEKLIELSDPLGTYCHACGWEDGGVWVQCDECDWWYHLPCVNKKLKKMCVADEDAERIKFTGPCCTADGNYRVQL; via the exons ATGTTAACGGGATCCGGTCTTAAAATCTCTGAAGACTCTGAAGTCCTGGCTAAGCTTTGCCAGAAGTACAAGGAAGCAGTTCCTGACCGTATCATCAGGGAATATGGTACAGAATTGTATGAAGATATTATGAATGACTCAACTGCAGAAAGCTATGTTATAAAGTTATTGAGAGAAGAAAACCCAGTAGTAGCCAATCTTTTGATAGATTACTTTGAGATTCATAAACAGA gAGCAACTGGTACAATTTGGTACCCTTCAAATGAGTCTTTTGAGGATGCGGATAATAAATTAG CTGTCAAACAAGAGGAAGAACCCACCAGAAATGTTGCCAAGAACTGCACCA aagaacaattagAAAGAATACGTAGGCTTCCAGCACAGTGGCTTTTGGAGGCTAAAATTGGCCATTACAAACTATTTGATAAATCATTCCTCTCTCTAATTCTTAGAAATGCATGGGTTgctgatgag GTTATATCTGCATACATTGGAGCTGTGGTTAAATCAAACAATCTA CAAGATAAAGTTAAAGTGATGGATGTGACTACAGCCAATAGAGTTTGTAAAGGCCGTTATTTTAATGATGACAAAAAGCTGCTGAAG TTTTTTATACCGGAGTATGAAGTAGTGATTGGTGCATGTCTGGAAGACAGAAACCACTGGGTTTTACTG ATGTTCGAGGAAAAGTCATCTACAATTACTTATGTTAATCCAAAAGGTGAAAAAAGCTCTACCATATCTTCACTGGAGCGGAGATGGAA CCAATTTTCAAGTTACCAGTTTTTATCAGAAAAAAGCAAAAAATTGTATAAATGGAAGGTTATAACCAAGTCGCACTTTAAGCAGAGGGATACTTCATCATGTGGAGTTTTTGTTATGAGA tttgCAGAATCCTTGCTATTAAATGAGGCATTGCCTGAAGAAATGAAGCAGATTTATGAGTTAAGACAAAGAATGGCAGAGAAGTTAATTGAACTATCTG ACCCACTCGGTACatactgtcatgcttgtggatgggaagatgGAGGTGTTTGG gtccagtgtgatgaatgtgacTGGTGGTACCATTTACCATGTGTAAATAAGAAGCTGAAGAAGATGTGCGTGGCAGATGAAGATGCAGAGAGAATCAAGTTTACTGGACCCTGTTGCACAGCTGATGGCAACTACAGGGTTCAGTTATAA